The proteins below come from a single Cystobacter ferrugineus genomic window:
- the galK gene encoding galactokinase, which produces MKSPQTDAPRFESLFGQPPKVQVRAPGRVNLIGEHTDYNGGFVLPMAIPQHTEVHLSPREGRTVRAFSANLGAQGQVNEYELGQEKRGRGWLDYVQGVTHVLRAEGHTPGGFDLWLSSDVPVGSGLSSSAALEVALLRGLREAFGLSLDDVRIALLGQKVECDFVGAPVGVMDQMASSLADTGAALFLDTRSLKYERVPLPTQVEPIVINSGVTHSHSGGDYRVRRAECERAAKLLGVEQLRDLPDAELPRALALPEPLGRRVRHVLTENARVLQTVRALREGDLAALGPLLYASHASQRDDYEVSVPEIDLLVELGRAEPDVLGARLTGGGFGGSVVMLARTGTGASAASRIATQYAEKSHHQATVLVPEPSSGR; this is translated from the coding sequence ATGAAATCCCCCCAGACTGATGCCCCCCGCTTCGAGTCCCTCTTCGGCCAGCCGCCCAAGGTCCAGGTCCGCGCTCCCGGCCGGGTGAACCTCATCGGCGAGCACACCGACTACAACGGCGGCTTCGTGCTGCCCATGGCCATCCCCCAACACACCGAGGTGCACCTCTCCCCGCGCGAGGGCCGCACGGTGCGCGCCTTCAGCGCCAACCTCGGCGCCCAGGGCCAGGTGAACGAGTACGAGCTCGGACAGGAGAAGCGTGGCCGGGGCTGGCTCGACTACGTGCAGGGCGTCACCCACGTGCTGCGCGCGGAGGGCCATACGCCCGGGGGCTTCGATCTGTGGCTGAGTTCGGATGTCCCCGTGGGCAGTGGTCTGTCCTCGAGCGCCGCCCTCGAGGTGGCCCTGCTGCGCGGGCTGCGCGAGGCCTTCGGGCTGTCGCTGGACGACGTACGCATCGCCCTGCTGGGACAGAAGGTGGAGTGCGACTTCGTCGGCGCCCCCGTGGGGGTGATGGACCAGATGGCCTCCAGCCTCGCGGACACGGGCGCGGCGCTCTTCCTCGACACCCGGAGCCTGAAGTACGAGCGCGTGCCGCTGCCCACGCAGGTGGAGCCCATCGTCATCAACTCGGGCGTGACGCACAGCCACTCGGGCGGTGACTACCGGGTGCGCCGCGCCGAGTGCGAGCGCGCCGCGAAGCTGCTCGGCGTGGAGCAACTGCGAGACCTGCCCGACGCGGAGCTGCCCCGTGCCCTCGCCCTGCCCGAGCCCCTCGGCCGGCGCGTGCGCCACGTGCTCACCGAGAACGCGCGCGTGCTGCAGACCGTGCGGGCCCTACGGGAAGGAGACCTGGCCGCGCTGGGGCCCCTGCTGTACGCCTCCCATGCCTCGCAGCGGGATGACTACGAGGTCTCCGTGCCGGAGATTGATCTGCTGGTGGAACTCGGCCGCGCCGAGCCCGACGTGCTCGGGGCCCGGCTGACCGGTGGCGGCTTCGGCGGCTCGGTGGTGATGTTGGCACGCACGGGCACGGGAGCGTCCGCAGCGTCCCGCATCGCCACCCAGTACGCCGAGAAGTCCCACCACCAGGCAACCGTGCTCGTCCCAGAGCCCTCGTCCGGGCGCTGA
- a CDS encoding HET-C-related protein: MALDYQVSLESLVAANHIQDARLLWVGQVLTIPRTDSSVTQPASSPASPSSAPPPQRNTVVPRPRTRPFGNSSVTPTWIAVEGEVLQSTLALEELHSLVTSMTPDELLSWFQLIFGEDIPRAAIQRLRSAVLNGALPPPRVVIVRDELDGHPAAYHAPSRSILISRGLVLQARSDNNEAWKLLMCLIEEFGHHLDRLLRTHYSSVGGDALLDEGARVAYALIDFGYSRGQQRREFARYTTARGPVALEVEFADMTAAVQRFLNASDQREDARSGDLEYFGAGRGSGREGSFGHESIEDSLKEASFTLPERNAVYFGNWLRDHSQLVDPKLVRKKGARVDARLSRESITRIVDVMAREKFGNESRFRVNTQRLGVYRNEEHIDNPNGITDARAIDPAFRGACQAEELAINSLRMKNFIRTGGLSGGRPPRTHRVKDGETLDSIARANGLTWQALARHNFGTDVKDEVSRQLYTKVGCRKRTADGRSYIFTSQDSPGLIQIPGATGDLVPEASYSAFHYMSTQLRTAVKLGRTDDGLRHFGHALHTLEDFFSHTNFVELMLIQLGAWVEPWVPAQGAKAGDASSLVLTSGQFGGLDTMASLILGIAESMQKEQACIPGETSSLTEILLIILEDQGYTESHDMLGGLSKWWNGLEKAYPTLATLSCETVGMAMRSLKAGIGGIVQSAGNLLDDAQTVFLSDRSSTNPTHTQLAKDHDDHPLHALAATLAAGAVLDVGKAIQRAWTGKSTADDVVLTASHYFLHPAWIDPHGNVGWMKDRVQAWIPGHREAIARMGAKGWAEEWTKQASRHIQELKERATRLMKGSR; the protein is encoded by the coding sequence TTGGCACTGGACTACCAGGTCTCGCTGGAGTCACTCGTCGCCGCCAACCACATCCAGGATGCCCGTCTGCTCTGGGTAGGACAGGTGCTGACCATTCCGCGGACAGACTCTTCCGTCACCCAGCCCGCGTCTTCCCCTGCGTCTCCTTCCTCGGCCCCTCCCCCGCAGCGCAACACGGTGGTGCCTCGGCCTCGCACCAGACCCTTCGGGAACTCCTCGGTCACGCCTACCTGGATCGCCGTGGAAGGCGAAGTGCTCCAGAGCACCTTGGCCCTTGAGGAGTTGCACTCGCTCGTCACGTCGATGACGCCGGACGAGTTGCTGTCGTGGTTCCAGCTCATCTTTGGCGAGGACATTCCTCGAGCTGCCATCCAGCGCCTGCGCTCCGCCGTGCTCAACGGCGCCCTGCCTCCACCCCGGGTTGTCATCGTCCGCGATGAACTCGACGGGCACCCGGCCGCCTACCACGCTCCGAGCCGCTCCATCCTCATCTCCCGTGGGCTCGTGCTCCAGGCGCGGAGCGACAACAACGAGGCCTGGAAACTGCTCATGTGTCTCATCGAGGAGTTCGGCCATCACCTGGACCGACTGCTGCGCACGCACTACTCCTCCGTCGGAGGAGATGCACTACTCGATGAGGGGGCCCGAGTGGCCTATGCCCTCATCGACTTCGGGTACAGCCGAGGGCAGCAGCGCCGCGAGTTCGCCCGCTACACCACGGCCAGGGGCCCGGTGGCCTTGGAGGTGGAGTTCGCGGACATGACAGCAGCCGTCCAGCGTTTCCTGAACGCTTCAGACCAGCGGGAGGATGCCCGCTCGGGAGACCTGGAGTACTTCGGCGCGGGACGTGGCTCCGGACGCGAGGGCTCCTTCGGACACGAGTCCATCGAGGATTCACTGAAAGAAGCCAGTTTCACTTTACCGGAGCGTAATGCAGTTTACTTTGGCAACTGGCTACGCGACCATTCGCAGCTCGTCGACCCCAAACTGGTCCGCAAGAAGGGTGCCCGGGTCGACGCGAGACTGTCCCGAGAATCCATCACGCGCATCGTGGACGTCATGGCACGAGAGAAGTTCGGGAATGAGTCCCGGTTCCGGGTGAATACCCAACGTCTGGGCGTCTACCGCAACGAGGAGCACATCGACAATCCAAACGGCATCACGGACGCTCGCGCCATTGATCCCGCCTTCCGGGGCGCCTGCCAAGCCGAAGAGCTGGCCATCAACTCCTTGCGGATGAAGAACTTCATTCGCACCGGGGGCTTATCCGGAGGTCGGCCGCCGCGTACCCACCGCGTGAAGGACGGGGAAACGCTGGACAGCATCGCCCGCGCGAATGGGCTCACCTGGCAGGCCTTGGCACGTCATAACTTCGGTACCGACGTCAAGGATGAGGTCTCCCGGCAGCTCTACACCAAGGTGGGCTGCCGAAAGAGGACTGCCGATGGCCGCAGCTACATCTTCACGAGCCAGGATTCGCCTGGCCTCATCCAGATTCCTGGCGCCACGGGGGACCTCGTCCCGGAGGCGTCCTACAGCGCCTTCCACTACATGAGCACCCAGTTGCGCACGGCCGTGAAGCTGGGGCGCACGGACGACGGCTTGCGGCACTTCGGCCATGCGCTGCACACCCTGGAGGACTTCTTCAGTCACACGAATTTCGTGGAACTGATGCTCATCCAGCTCGGCGCCTGGGTGGAACCCTGGGTGCCCGCTCAGGGTGCCAAGGCGGGTGATGCCTCCTCCCTGGTCCTGACCAGTGGTCAGTTCGGCGGACTGGACACCATGGCGAGCCTCATCCTGGGCATCGCCGAATCGATGCAGAAGGAGCAAGCGTGCATCCCGGGCGAGACGAGTTCGTTGACGGAAATCCTCCTGATCATCCTGGAGGATCAGGGGTACACGGAGAGCCACGACATGCTGGGCGGCCTGTCGAAATGGTGGAATGGTTTGGAGAAGGCTTACCCCACCCTCGCCACCTTGAGTTGCGAGACGGTGGGCATGGCGATGCGCTCCCTCAAGGCGGGTATTGGAGGCATCGTCCAATCCGCGGGCAACCTCCTCGACGATGCACAGACAGTCTTCCTGAGCGATCGCTCGAGCACCAATCCAACGCATACGCAACTGGCCAAGGACCATGATGACCACCCACTGCACGCCCTCGCGGCCACCCTGGCGGCGGGCGCCGTGCTGGACGTGGGCAAGGCCATCCAACGGGCGTGGACCGGCAAGTCCACCGCGGACGATGTGGTGCTCACCGCCTCACATTACTTCCTGCACCCCGCCTGGATCGACCCCCATGGCAACGTGGGATGGATGAAGGACCGCGTCCAGGCGTGGATCCCCGGCCATCGAGAGGCCATCGCGCGCATGGGCGCGAAGGGCTGGGCCGAGGAGTGGACGAAGCAAGCCTCCCGGCACATACAGGAGTTGAAGGAACGTGCCACCAGGCTCATGAAGGGGAGCAGATGA
- a CDS encoding DUF2160 domain-containing protein, with the protein MDMEWMAWTAPTAGFFGFIVLVLAAYTVWGIRSPSLPRKGLLPMSTTRGDRLFVGLLGSAFLHLAWVGLTDASVWVATALSLLLLVFISRWG; encoded by the coding sequence ATGGACATGGAATGGATGGCGTGGACGGCCCCCACGGCCGGCTTCTTCGGCTTCATCGTGCTCGTGCTCGCGGCCTACACCGTCTGGGGAATCCGCTCCCCGTCCCTGCCTCGCAAGGGCCTGCTGCCCATGAGCACCACCCGGGGAGACCGTCTCTTCGTCGGGCTGCTGGGCAGCGCCTTCCTGCACCTCGCCTGGGTGGGCCTGACGGATGCGTCCGTCTGGGTGGCCACCGCTCTGTCGTTGCTGTTGCTCGTCTTCATTTCTCGCTGGGGGTAG
- a CDS encoding tannase/feruloyl esterase family alpha/beta hydrolase, whose translation MHGRSMMKQGAVPMVAMMLLLGGCTHSPTPPEETAQQRCDRLGEKTLEGASITEATLVAASSTLPEYCKVTGKLPADLQFEVRLPTDWNGKTLYAGGGGFDGSIPSTDVYTTQGYASIASNGGHTGDVLDGSFALDPEKLADFADRSIHRVLPFAKDIIRERYDRNSEKTYFEGCSNGGREALIQAQRWPDDFDGIIARAPAYNFVELLLTFNRNLQQLSKPGANFSAAKLATLGKAVLDACDDKDGLADGIISHPAACQFDPGTLQCTGADQDTCLTAEQVASARTLYSPTQLDGSVINEGWPAGGEADPGGWAPWMTGESNASLAAGGLFGLGMVRYFITRDPKQDPLAFEPQAWLTRISEVSAQVSANSANLERFRARGGKLILWHGGTDAAISLNGTSAYYQRVVQASGGQAAADSFVEYFPAPGVNHCMGGAGADTVNLLPALENWVEKGIAPSSANLVAAKVDLQTGATLLARPLCKYPLYPRYKGEGDPASAASFTCAAP comes from the coding sequence ATGCACGGACGAAGCATGATGAAGCAGGGGGCAGTGCCAATGGTGGCGATGATGCTGTTGCTCGGAGGGTGCACCCATTCCCCCACGCCCCCCGAGGAAACAGCCCAGCAGCGCTGTGATCGCCTCGGCGAGAAGACCCTCGAGGGTGCCAGCATCACCGAGGCCACGCTCGTCGCCGCCTCCAGCACCCTGCCCGAGTACTGCAAGGTCACCGGCAAACTCCCCGCCGATCTCCAGTTCGAGGTGCGCCTGCCCACCGACTGGAACGGGAAGACCCTCTATGCCGGAGGCGGTGGCTTCGACGGCTCGATTCCCTCGACGGATGTCTATACGACGCAGGGCTACGCTTCCATCGCCTCCAACGGCGGACACACCGGCGACGTCCTGGACGGCTCCTTCGCCCTGGACCCCGAGAAGCTCGCGGACTTCGCCGACCGCTCCATCCACCGGGTGCTGCCCTTCGCCAAGGACATCATCCGCGAGCGCTACGACAGGAACTCCGAGAAGACCTACTTCGAGGGCTGCTCCAACGGCGGCCGCGAGGCCCTCATCCAGGCCCAGCGCTGGCCCGACGACTTCGACGGCATCATCGCCCGCGCCCCCGCCTACAACTTCGTGGAACTGCTGCTCACCTTCAACCGCAACCTCCAGCAGCTCTCGAAGCCCGGCGCCAACTTCTCCGCCGCCAAGCTCGCCACCCTGGGCAAGGCGGTCCTCGACGCCTGTGACGACAAGGACGGCCTCGCCGACGGCATCATCTCCCACCCTGCCGCCTGCCAGTTCGACCCCGGCACGCTCCAATGCACCGGCGCGGACCAGGACACCTGTCTGACGGCGGAGCAGGTCGCCTCGGCCCGCACCCTCTATTCCCCCACTCAGCTCGACGGCTCCGTCATCAACGAGGGCTGGCCCGCTGGCGGCGAGGCGGACCCCGGAGGCTGGGCTCCGTGGATGACGGGCGAGAGCAATGCCTCCCTTGCGGCTGGCGGCCTCTTCGGGCTCGGAATGGTCCGCTACTTCATCACCCGGGATCCGAAGCAAGACCCCCTGGCCTTCGAGCCCCAGGCGTGGCTGACGCGCATCTCCGAGGTCTCCGCGCAGGTGTCCGCCAACAGCGCCAACCTCGAGCGGTTCCGCGCCCGGGGCGGCAAGCTCATCCTCTGGCACGGTGGCACCGACGCGGCCATCTCCCTGAATGGCACCTCCGCCTATTACCAGCGGGTGGTGCAGGCCTCCGGCGGACAGGCCGCGGCGGACTCCTTCGTCGAGTACTTCCCCGCTCCGGGCGTCAACCACTGCATGGGCGGCGCTGGCGCGGACACCGTGAATCTGCTCCCCGCCCTGGAGAACTGGGTGGAGAAGGGCATCGCCCCCTCCAGCGCGAACCTCGTGGCGGCGAAGGTGGACCTCCAGACCGGTGCAACACTCCTCGCCCGGCCCCTGTGCAAATACCCCCTCTATCCCCGCTACAAGGGAGAAGGCGACCCCGCCTCCGCGGCGAGCTTCACGTGCGCCGCGCCTTAG
- a CDS encoding glycoside hydrolase family 2 protein, which translates to MPSEVGWNARIRVPFAPETERSGVGGTGFYRACWYRRSFEPPTLGAQERLVLHFGAVDHAASVWVNGSRCAHHEGGYTPFKVDITDLLHRDGPQELVVRAEDDPADLAKPRGKQDWQLEPHSIWYPRTTGIWQTVWLERVPTTRIEGLRWTPNLARWELGLEVHIEGARPEGLRLDVKLSVGDTLLARDSYTVVLGEVYRRIALSDPGIDDFRNELLWSPSSPTLIDARIELRDAHGQLLDAVDSYTALRAMSVQGDRFVLNGRPYPMRLVLDQGYWDGTGITAPDDAALRRDVELARAMGFNGVRKHQKIEDPRYLYWADRLGLIVWEEMPSAYRFTRQSVERVTREWLEVLARDYSHPCIVAWVPLNESWGVPNLPDNVAERHYVQALFHLTHTLDSTRPVIGNDGWESVSTDIIGIHDYDADPEQISQRYHSHEVRPHLFRRERPGGRVIVLDEHPHADHPLVLSEFGGISMARGDQREWGYTQCRGPEELAQRYTALLDVVRSLNLFAGFCYTQFADTYQEANGLLYSDRTPKFPLEQIAAATRGPRFSGDIPMPPAPSGRPRPTTESGEPAGV; encoded by the coding sequence ATGCCCTCGGAGGTGGGCTGGAACGCCCGCATCCGCGTGCCCTTCGCGCCGGAAACGGAGCGCAGTGGCGTGGGCGGCACCGGCTTCTACCGGGCCTGTTGGTACCGCCGCTCCTTCGAGCCCCCCACGCTCGGCGCCCAGGAGCGGCTGGTGTTGCACTTCGGCGCGGTGGACCACGCGGCCTCCGTCTGGGTCAACGGCTCTCGCTGCGCGCACCACGAGGGCGGCTACACCCCCTTCAAGGTCGACATCACGGATCTGCTCCACCGCGACGGCCCCCAGGAGCTCGTCGTGCGCGCGGAGGATGATCCAGCCGACCTCGCCAAGCCCCGGGGCAAGCAGGACTGGCAGCTCGAACCCCACTCCATCTGGTACCCGCGCACCACCGGCATCTGGCAGACGGTGTGGCTCGAGCGCGTCCCCACGACCCGCATCGAGGGCCTGCGCTGGACGCCCAACCTCGCGCGCTGGGAGCTGGGGCTCGAGGTGCACATCGAGGGCGCGCGGCCGGAGGGGCTGCGGCTGGACGTGAAGCTGAGCGTGGGGGACACCCTGCTGGCCCGGGACTCGTACACGGTGGTGCTCGGCGAGGTGTACCGCCGCATCGCCCTGTCCGACCCCGGCATCGACGACTTCCGCAACGAGCTGCTGTGGAGCCCCTCCTCGCCCACGCTCATCGACGCGCGCATCGAGCTGCGCGACGCCCACGGCCAGCTCCTGGACGCGGTGGACAGCTACACGGCCCTGCGCGCCATGTCTGTGCAGGGAGACCGGTTCGTGCTCAACGGGCGGCCCTACCCCATGCGGCTGGTGCTCGATCAGGGCTACTGGGATGGCACCGGCATCACCGCGCCGGACGACGCGGCGCTGCGGCGCGACGTAGAGCTGGCCCGGGCCATGGGCTTCAACGGCGTGCGCAAGCACCAGAAGATCGAGGATCCGCGCTACCTCTACTGGGCGGACCGGCTGGGGCTCATCGTCTGGGAGGAGATGCCCAGCGCCTACCGCTTCACCCGCCAGTCCGTCGAGCGCGTCACGCGCGAATGGCTCGAGGTGCTCGCGCGCGACTACAGCCACCCGTGCATCGTGGCGTGGGTGCCCCTCAACGAGTCCTGGGGCGTACCCAACCTGCCGGACAACGTCGCCGAGCGGCACTACGTCCAGGCGCTCTTCCATCTCACCCACACCCTCGACTCCACCCGCCCGGTCATCGGCAACGACGGCTGGGAGAGCGTGTCCACCGACATCATCGGCATCCACGACTATGACGCCGACCCGGAGCAGATCTCCCAGCGCTACCACTCGCACGAGGTGCGTCCGCACCTGTTCCGGCGCGAGCGTCCCGGCGGGCGGGTGATCGTCCTCGACGAGCATCCGCACGCGGACCACCCGCTCGTGCTCTCCGAGTTCGGCGGCATCTCGATGGCGCGGGGCGACCAGCGCGAGTGGGGCTACACCCAGTGCCGGGGACCCGAGGAGCTCGCGCAGCGCTACACCGCGCTGCTCGACGTGGTGCGCTCGCTCAACCTCTTCGCGGGCTTCTGCTACACGCAATTCGCCGACACGTACCAGGAAGCCAACGGGCTGCTCTACTCGGACCGCACGCCCAAGTTCCCCCTGGAGCAGATCGCCGCCGCCACGCGGGGCCCGCGCTTCTCCGGCGACATCCCCATGCCCCCCGCCCCGTCCGGGCGCCCCCGCCCCACCACCGAGTCGGGCGAGCCCGCAGGAGTCTGA
- a CDS encoding carbohydrate ABC transporter permease, which yields MRRLAVPLYLALSFVPIYWLVCMSLKTNEEILGDFSAWPRSPTLDNYTTIFTDPSWSMSYVHSLTYVSINTVLSVLLALPAAYAFSRFRFLGDTHLFFWLLSNRMSPPAVFLLPFFQLYSSIGLFDTPWAVAFAHMLFTVPLSVWILEGFMSGVPREIDETAYIDGYSFPRFFLRIFFPLIRSGVGVTAFFCFMFSWVELLLARTLTSVEAKPIVAAMTRTVSAAGMDWGVLAAAGVLTLVPGAVVIYFVRNYIAKGFALGRV from the coding sequence ATGAGACGCCTCGCCGTCCCCCTCTATCTGGCGCTGAGCTTCGTGCCCATCTACTGGCTCGTGTGCATGTCGCTCAAGACGAACGAGGAAATCCTGGGCGACTTCTCCGCCTGGCCCCGCTCGCCCACGCTCGACAACTACACCACCATCTTCACGGACCCCTCGTGGAGCATGAGCTACGTGCACTCGCTCACCTACGTGAGCATCAACACGGTGCTCTCGGTGCTGCTCGCGCTGCCCGCGGCGTATGCCTTCTCGCGCTTCCGCTTCCTCGGCGACACGCACCTGTTCTTCTGGCTCTTGAGCAACCGCATGTCGCCCCCGGCGGTGTTCCTCCTGCCCTTCTTCCAGCTCTACTCGAGCATCGGCCTGTTCGACACGCCCTGGGCCGTGGCCTTCGCGCACATGCTCTTCACCGTGCCCCTGTCCGTGTGGATCCTCGAGGGCTTCATGTCCGGCGTGCCCCGGGAGATCGACGAGACGGCGTACATCGACGGCTACAGCTTCCCGCGCTTCTTCCTGCGCATCTTCTTCCCGCTCATCCGCTCGGGCGTGGGCGTGACGGCGTTCTTCTGCTTCATGTTCAGCTGGGTGGAGTTGCTGCTCGCGCGCACGCTCACGTCGGTGGAGGCCAAGCCCATCGTCGCCGCCATGACGCGCACGGTGAGCGCGGCGGGCATGGACTGGGGCGTGCTGGCCGCGGCGGGCGTGCTGACGCTCGTGCCGGGCGCGGTGGTCATCTACTTCGTGCGCAACTACATCGCCAAGGGCTTCGCCCTGGGGAGGGTGTGA
- a CDS encoding ABC transporter substrate-binding protein yields MKKTLWTLALALAVPVAGCKKESKPAEGDKPAATAQPQVDLAALEKAAEKWVDEEFQPSTLTREQQLAEMKWFREAAAPFRGQTINVVSESIDTHVYESKTLAKAFSEITGINLKHDIIQEGDVIEKLQTQMQSGRSIYDMYVNDSDLIGTHVRYGHVVPLTDFMAGEGKDVTLPTLDIDDFMGKSFVTGPDGKMYQLPDQQFANLYWFRHDWFSRPDLRERFKKKYGYELGVPVNWSAYEDIADFFTNDVKEIDGVKVYGHMDYGKKDPSLGWRFTDAWLSMAGAGDKGLPNGKPVDEWGIRVEGCNPVGASVARGGDTNGPASVYALTKYIEWLKKYAPPQAAGMTFSEAGPVPGQGNVAQQIFWYTGFTAPLMKPGLSVVDEKGLPKWRMAPSPHGPYWEEGMKLGYQDTGSWTMLKSTPLERRKAAWLYAQFVVAKTTSLKKFLVGLTPIRDSDIRSEHVTKVADKLGGLVEFYRSPARVAWTPTGTNVPDYPKLAQLWWQNISLAVEGEKTPQEAMDTLATQMDDVLGRLERAGMKNCPPKLNEVKDAKFWFDAPGAPKPKLANEKPKGETVPYEQLLQAWKEGREK; encoded by the coding sequence TTGAAGAAGACCTTGTGGACGTTGGCCTTGGCACTGGCCGTTCCGGTGGCGGGCTGCAAGAAGGAGTCGAAGCCGGCGGAGGGAGACAAGCCCGCCGCCACCGCGCAGCCGCAGGTGGACCTGGCCGCCCTGGAGAAGGCCGCCGAGAAGTGGGTGGACGAGGAGTTCCAGCCGAGCACCCTCACCCGGGAGCAGCAGCTCGCGGAGATGAAGTGGTTCCGCGAGGCCGCCGCCCCCTTCCGCGGCCAGACCATCAACGTGGTGTCCGAGAGCATCGACACCCACGTGTACGAGTCCAAGACGCTCGCCAAGGCGTTCTCGGAAATTACTGGCATCAATCTCAAGCATGACATCATCCAGGAAGGCGATGTCATCGAGAAGCTCCAGACGCAGATGCAGTCGGGCCGCAGCATCTATGACATGTATGTCAATGACAGCGACCTGATTGGCACGCACGTGCGCTATGGGCACGTGGTGCCGCTCACGGACTTCATGGCGGGCGAGGGCAAGGACGTGACGCTGCCCACGCTCGACATCGACGACTTCATGGGCAAGAGCTTCGTCACCGGCCCGGACGGGAAGATGTACCAGTTGCCGGACCAGCAGTTCGCCAACCTGTACTGGTTCCGCCACGACTGGTTCAGCCGGCCGGACCTGCGCGAGCGCTTCAAGAAGAAGTACGGCTACGAGCTGGGCGTGCCGGTGAACTGGTCGGCGTACGAGGACATCGCGGACTTCTTCACCAACGACGTGAAGGAGATCGACGGCGTCAAGGTGTACGGCCACATGGACTACGGCAAGAAGGATCCGTCCCTGGGCTGGCGCTTCACGGACGCGTGGCTGTCCATGGCGGGCGCGGGCGACAAGGGCCTGCCCAATGGCAAGCCGGTGGACGAGTGGGGCATCCGCGTGGAGGGCTGCAATCCGGTGGGCGCCTCGGTGGCGCGCGGCGGAGACACCAACGGCCCCGCGTCGGTGTACGCGCTCACCAAGTACATCGAGTGGCTGAAGAAGTACGCGCCGCCCCAGGCGGCCGGCATGACGTTCTCCGAGGCGGGCCCGGTGCCGGGCCAGGGCAACGTGGCGCAGCAGATCTTCTGGTACACGGGCTTCACCGCGCCGCTGATGAAGCCGGGCCTGTCCGTGGTGGACGAGAAGGGCCTGCCCAAGTGGCGCATGGCGCCCTCGCCGCACGGGCCGTACTGGGAGGAGGGCATGAAGCTCGGCTACCAGGACACGGGCTCATGGACGATGCTCAAGAGCACGCCGCTGGAGCGCCGCAAGGCCGCGTGGCTGTACGCGCAGTTCGTGGTGGCCAAGACCACGTCGCTCAAGAAGTTCCTGGTGGGGCTCACGCCCATCCGCGACTCGGACATCCGCTCCGAGCACGTGACGAAGGTGGCGGACAAGCTCGGAGGGCTGGTGGAGTTCTACCGCAGCCCCGCGCGCGTGGCGTGGACGCCCACGGGCACCAACGTGCCGGACTACCCGAAGCTCGCGCAGCTCTGGTGGCAGAACATCAGCCTCGCCGTCGAGGGCGAGAAGACGCCCCAGGAGGCCATGGACACGCTGGCCACGCAGATGGACGACGTGCTCGGCCGTCTGGAGCGCGCGGGCATGAAGAACTGCCCGCCCAAGCTCAACGAGGTGAAGGACGCGAAGTTCTGGTTCGACGCGCCGGGCGCGCCCAAGCCGAAGCTCGCCAACGAGAAGCCCAAGGGCGAGACCGTGCCCTATGAGCAGCTTCTCCAGGCGTGGAAGGAAGGCCGCGAGAAGTAG